Genomic DNA from Streptomyces sp. PCS3-D2:
TCGGCCGAGGAGATGTCCCGGGCGACGGCGAGCCGCGCCCGCAGGTCGTCGTCGGGGAAGATCAGCGGGTTCTCGGCGAGTTCGGCGGTCTCCCGGTCGCCGGAAGCGGCCAGGACGTCCCGGGCCGCCGGCACGGGGCAGACGTAGTTGACGGAAGCGGCGAGCTGCGCGGCCACCTCCGGGTCGTAGTAGTGGTCGACCAGCGCCTCGGCATTGGCCTTGTGTCGGGCGAGGTTGGGCACGAGGAGGCTCTCGGCCCAGAGCTCACCGCCCTCCTCGGGGACGACGAATGCGATGTCCGGGTTGTCGGCCTGGAGTTGGATGGCATCGCCCGAGTACGCCTGACAGGCCAGGACGTCTCCCTTGCTGAGGTCGGAGGTGTAGTCGTTGCCGGTGAAGCGGCGGATGTGCTTCTTCCTCACCAGAGCCTCCACGTGGTCGCACACCCGGTGGAAGTCGGATTCGGTCCAGCGCGTGATGTCGGCCCCGTTGCCCTGCATCAGCAGGGCGAAGGATTCGTCGAGCCCGGAGAAGAGCGTGACCCTGCCCGCCAGGTCGGGGCGCCACAGGTCCTGGACGGATCTGATCTCCCGCCCCAGAGCACGGCGGTTGTAGGCGATGCCGGTGATCCCCGACTGCCAGGGCACGGTGTGCAGCCGGCCCTCGTCGAAGGCGGGGGAACGCAGCTGCGGGTCGAGGTGGCCGACGACGTTGGGCTGCGCCGAACGGTCCATCTTCTGGGCCCAGCCCAGACGGACGAAGCGGGCGGCCATCCAGTCGCTGACCACGACCAGGTCGCGGCCGGTCTCCTGGCGGTTCATCAGGGCCGGGCTGACCTTGCCGAAGTACTCGTCGTTGTCGTTGATCTCCTCGGTGTAGCGGACCTCGATGCCGGTCCGCTCCGAGAAGGCCTCCAGCGTGGGGCGGCGCTCCCCGTCCTCCTCGTCGGTGTCGATGTAGAGCGGCCAGTTGGAGAAGGCGACGCTGCGGTCGCTCTCCGAGCGGTCGGGGCCTACGCGCCCTCCCTCGGGCACGTAGGCGGGGGGAACACCGCATCCGGCGAGGGCGGCAGACAGGCCCGCGGCACCGATTCCGGCGAGCGCGACACGGCGGGAGAAGGCGAGTCGAGGCATGGGCACAGCCTCAGCGAACGCCGAAGGGGCGGGCAATAGACATGTTGTCTACTGCCCGCCCCTTCGACGCCCTGCTGTGATCGATGCTGCCGATCAGCCGTCGAGCGAGGTCATCACGTGCTTGATGCGGGTGTAGTCCTCGAAGCCGTAGGCGGACAGGTCCTTGCCGTATCCGGACTTCTTGAAACCGCCGTGCGGCATCTCGGCGACCAGCGGAATGTGGGTGTTGATCCACACGCAGCCGAAGTCGAGGTTCTTGGACATCCGCATCGCGCGGCCGTGGTCCTTGGTCCACACGGAGGAGGCGAGGGCGAACTCGACGCCGTTCGCGTACTCCAGGGCCTGGGACTCGTCCGTGAAGGACTGGACGGTGATGACGGGGCCGAAGACCTCGTTCTGGATGATCTCGTCGTCCTGCTTGAGGCCGGAGACCACGGTCGGGGCGTAGAAGTAGCCCTTCTCGCCGACCTGGTGGCCGCCCGCCTCGACCTTGGCGTGGGCCGGGAGCCGCTCGATGAAGCCCGCGACCTGCTGGAGCTGGTTCGGGTTGTTCAGCGGGCCGTACAGCACGTCCTCGTCGTCCGGCGCGCCGGTCTTCGTGTCAGCGGCGGCCTTGGCCAGCGCGGCCACGAACTCGTCGTGGATCGACTCGTGCACGAGCACGCGGGTGGCCGCGGTGCAGTCCTGGCCGGCGTTGAAGTAACCGGCGACCGCGATGTCCTCGACGGCCTTGGGGATGTCGGCGTCCTCGAAGACGACGACCGGCGCCTTGCCGCCGAGCTCCAGGTGGACGCGCTTGACGTCCTTGGAGGCGCTCTCGGCGACCTGCATGCCGGCGCGCACCGATCCGGTGATGGAGGCCATCGCCGGGGTCGCGTGCTCGACCATGGCCCGACCGGTCTCACGGTCGCCGCAGATGACGTTGAAGACGCCCTTGGGCAGGACCGAGTCGATGATCTCCGCCATCAGGACGGTGGACGCCGGAGTGGTGTCGGACGGCTTGAGCACGACCGTGTTGCCCGCCGCGATGGCCGGGGCGAACTTCCACACGGCCATCATCATCGGGTAGTTCCACGGCGCGACCTGGGCACAGACGCCGACCGGCTCGCGGCGGATGATCGAGGTCATCCCGTCCATGTACTCGCCGGCCGAGCGACCCTCCAGCAGACGGGCCGCACCCGCGAAGAAGCGGATCTGGTCCACCATCGGCGGCAGCTCCTCGCTGGCCGTGAGGCCCAGCGGCTTGCCGGTGTTCTCCGACTCGGCGGCGACCAGCTCGTCGGCGCGCGCCTCGAAGGCGTCCGCGATCTTCAGCAGGGCCTTCTGGCGCTCGGCGGGGGTCGTGTCGCGCCAGCCGGGAAACGCGGCCGCGGCCGCGGCCATGGCGGCGTCGACATCGGCCTGGCCCGAGAGCGGGGCGGTGGCGTACACCTCGCCGGTGGCCGGGTTGACCACCTCGGTGGTCCGCCCGTCGGCGGCGTCCTTGAACTCCCCGCCGATGTAGTTGCGCAGACGACGCAGTTCGGTGGTCACTACAGCCACACTCCTGATCACATGTCCAACGATTGAGACGTTTACCAAAGCCTAGCCCCTTGGCGGAGGCTTTCGACAGACCCGGACGCCACCACCTACGAAATCAGTGAGATCAGAGTCGGCAGACAACGAATTTCATCGATTCCGTCTTGCGGAACAGACGACCCTCGTGCACAGTGAGGTCGTGGTCAGTCGAAGCGCAGATTCCAGGAACAGACAACCGTCCCCTTCGGTCGATGCTGTGTCCCTGGCGATCATCGAGCAACTGCAGGAGGACGGTCGCCGTCCCTATGCATCGATCGGCAAGGCCGTCGGCCTGTCCGAGGCGGCCGTGCGCCAGCGCGTGCAGAAGCTGCTCGACCAGGGCGTCATGCAGATCGTCGCCGTCACCGACCCGCTCACCGTGGGCCTGCGGCGCCAGGCGATGGTCGGCATCAACGTCGAGGGCGACCTCGACCCGGTGGCCGACGCGCTGACCGCGATGGCCGAGTGCGAGTACGTGGTGATGACCGCCGGCTCGTTCGACCTGATGGTGGAGATCGTCTGCGAGGACGACGACCACCTGCTGGAAACGATCAACAAGAAGATCCGCACGCTCCCCGGCGTGCGGTCTACCGAAAGCTTCGTTTACCTGAAGCTGAAGAAGCAGACCTACATGTGGGGAACCCGATAACCGTGACCCAGGACCTGTCCAAGACCGCGTACGACCACTTGTGGATGCACTTCACCCGCATGTCGTCCTACGAGAACTCCCCCGTCCCGACCATCGTCCGT
This window encodes:
- a CDS encoding Lrp/AsnC family transcriptional regulator; translation: MHSEVVVSRSADSRNRQPSPSVDAVSLAIIEQLQEDGRRPYASIGKAVGLSEAAVRQRVQKLLDQGVMQIVAVTDPLTVGLRRQAMVGINVEGDLDPVADALTAMAECEYVVMTAGSFDLMVEIVCEDDDHLLETINKKIRTLPGVRSTESFVYLKLKKQTYMWGTR
- a CDS encoding spermidine/putrescine ABC transporter substrate-binding protein, which gives rise to MPRLAFSRRVALAGIGAAGLSAALAGCGVPPAYVPEGGRVGPDRSESDRSVAFSNWPLYIDTDEEDGERRPTLEAFSERTGIEVRYTEEINDNDEYFGKVSPALMNRQETGRDLVVVSDWMAARFVRLGWAQKMDRSAQPNVVGHLDPQLRSPAFDEGRLHTVPWQSGITGIAYNRRALGREIRSVQDLWRPDLAGRVTLFSGLDESFALLMQGNGADITRWTESDFHRVCDHVEALVRKKHIRRFTGNDYTSDLSKGDVLACQAYSGDAIQLQADNPDIAFVVPEEGGELWAESLLVPNLARHKANAEALVDHYYDPEVAAQLAASVNYVCPVPAARDVLAASGDRETAELAENPLIFPDDDLRARLAVARDISSAERRSLARRWNAIVGL
- a CDS encoding gamma-aminobutyraldehyde dehydrogenase, whose amino-acid sequence is MTTELRRLRNYIGGEFKDAADGRTTEVVNPATGEVYATAPLSGQADVDAAMAAAAAAFPGWRDTTPAERQKALLKIADAFEARADELVAAESENTGKPLGLTASEELPPMVDQIRFFAGAARLLEGRSAGEYMDGMTSIIRREPVGVCAQVAPWNYPMMMAVWKFAPAIAAGNTVVLKPSDTTPASTVLMAEIIDSVLPKGVFNVICGDRETGRAMVEHATPAMASITGSVRAGMQVAESASKDVKRVHLELGGKAPVVVFEDADIPKAVEDIAVAGYFNAGQDCTAATRVLVHESIHDEFVAALAKAAADTKTGAPDDEDVLYGPLNNPNQLQQVAGFIERLPAHAKVEAGGHQVGEKGYFYAPTVVSGLKQDDEIIQNEVFGPVITVQSFTDESQALEYANGVEFALASSVWTKDHGRAMRMSKNLDFGCVWINTHIPLVAEMPHGGFKKSGYGKDLSAYGFEDYTRIKHVMTSLDG